TGCAGAAAATCCGAGCGTTTGCCGAAAAATCCGCCTCCACTCGAACTCTCGTCGAGCTCATAACAAAACTCTTCACTAATAGGTCGTCGACTTTTCTGGAATCCTTTCCAATTCCAGATCTTTGAATCCGccactttcattcattctggATACAGTAAGATCGGTATTGCTTTGACAGAAGAGGAACATGGATCCGCGTCATTTTCGTCTTCTATAGAAGAATTACGAATCTTACTGTACACGGTATAGCTACGATAGGcgcagttcttttttcgtgtGTGAATCCTCTGCATAAAAAGTTTCTAAGGaagtgtttatttgtttaaaacGTCATGGCTGAATCAAGAGAGCACTGCGAAACTATGTTATTGTTAAGCAATCGCGctattaattcattcattcactcattcattcatcattcactcaattcattcatttaattattcatttgtCCATACTCTCATCCGTCTATTCATTCGCACATCCATTTAATCGTTCATTCGTCTATCCATTTAATCGTTCAGTCATTCCTCccctcatttattcattcattcattcgtccaTCCGACTGTCCGTCGACtgtccattcattcatccgtTCAGTCATCattacattcattcattcgatcGCTCATTCGCCACTTCATCCACTTTGTCTTGTAACTTGTCCATCTATCCGtccattcactcattcacctTTTCCATCATttgtccattcattcattcgtccaTCCGACCGTCCGTTCATTCATCCGTTCACACATCagtacattcattcattcgatcGCTCATTCGCCAGTTCATCCACTTCCATTCTTTGATTTGTCCATCCATCCGtccattcactcattcatttcttccatcATTCGTCCATTCAATTATTCGTTCATCCATCCAATTTCATTCGCCCATTCATCCAGTTTCATTCGTCcactcattcgttcattcatgcatacatttattttcatattcattcaCTTGGTCACTCATCCACTCGTCTATCAATTCACTTGTTCATTTGATTGACTCCTTGTTTATTCGTTTGTTTACTCATCCACAAGTAAATTTATccattctgcatttttttttcagaattgctTCGTCCGCTCTTTCCACTCGcaacattttcctttcttcttcaacCATGAACCTTCGCCATCTTCAGAATTCCACTCAAAGCGCCTCACTAATTCAGTTGGACAGATTCCATATAAGCTGTTTCCGATTTTCTCAATTGATTCCCTTAAGTTCATCTGCACTTCCTCAATTTCATTGCTAATTTATCTACTGgtgaagctgttttttttttgctctttttcattcgaaaaatttttttcctacagatTTTTTACGACCggtagtgattttttctttagtagcAGATGCTGCTATTTGATGAATTCTTATTGACAGCAATAAATTAGGTCGAAGATTAACTGTTGTTCACCA
This window of the Necator americanus strain Aroian chromosome III, whole genome shotgun sequence genome carries:
- a CDS encoding hypothetical protein (NECATOR_CHRIII.G12949.T2) translates to MGNGVSFYEVCMRMDNYYQQGGGESHALRLVFKRNPGILTKGDAQIFESATFIHSGYSKIGIALTEEEHGSASFSSSIEELRILLYTV